The sequence CACAACCCATGTTTTATGTACCGTTACGCATTCATTCTCCAGTGACTGATGACACGACAGAAAGGAAGGATGGCGGAGGCCATTATTTGTAAGCTGGTGTTGAAGTTATCATGTGAAGGTCACATACAcatgtgcccacacacacacacacgcacacacacacatgcgtaatTTTCGTCATTCAAAGGTCTTGAGTAAACGATTGAAAATGTATTAATGAATCCTTAAAAAGTTGATGTTAAAGGAAGTGGAAATGAGGCATTGATCTGTGTGGTGTGGTTCGAGCATCTCGGGACACAGAGGGGTTTACGTAAACAAGAAGCCCCTTTTTAGTTGAATGCGTAAAAACAGCACACATTTGCTTGCAAGTACGTCATCTACAATGTGAATATTGgtcattatttttatttatttttacatactAACGAGTAAAAGTACATTACTAGGATCTACATATGTTACGTAGATAAAATGCTTTTAATGTGCCATTTCTGGCAACCCTTCTCCATCACATACTGTAGATGTGTTTGCACATTTACCAAGAAATGACTTGTAATTCAATTTGGGGCTTAAAGAGGGTCATGGGCTCAACACAGGTAAACATAGTATCAAAGCATATTTTTCAAAATAGCTGTCCCTAATGAGGACAGATTTATGACCAAGGCAACAAATAAGGCTCATTTGCTGTCAGGGGTGACTCCGGGGCTCCTGGGAGCTTTATCTTTGCACCTGACAGAAGCGGTTGATTCACAGAGCCCTGTCGTCTTGCCTCTGGCACCTCTCCCATAATTGTATATTCAGTTTTgatccagggagagagagagaaagagagagcggagaggaaaggagagagagagagtagcaaCCAAAGATGTACGCAGCCATGCCGCATTGCAAGAGCACCCATGTGACCACAGCCCCTACCCCCACCTAGACGTGACCATAGCCCCTCCCCTGTTCCAGGAATAGATGGGTTAAATAAGAGGGGTGGATCAGGGGGAGGATTTCTAAATATAGTGTGTGAGGCATCTTACTAtattatcttaattttattGATAGATTCTCATGATCCAGAAATCTGTTAATTGAATGATGGAATGAACAGAGAGAATATGTTGGTAGATTATTGAATCAGTGAGTGCAGCAGGTggagaagagtgtgtgttggaggggtgggagggacattctgtatgtgtgtttgtgtgtgtgcttgccttgTATTGTATTATGTGTATGGGGACAGTCGGTTTGGATTTAAAACACTGAGCAAATGTAAGTACTCTTTAGAGAGGTGACACAACCTCACAATGTTCTCACAAGATAACTTGACAGTGACTTCAAAAGGCTGTTTGCTAAAGCTGTACGCTGCTGTAGAACTGCATGTTTAAATCTTCTGCTGTCAAATCAGTTAAAGAAATTAAGAACTTGCTTTTTGTAAAACTATTATAACTTTTATGTTAACCATATGATTTATGTTTGCTAGTTTTTGGAAACCATGCCTTGTCCTTCATTCCAAAGCTAGCTTAACAGATTAAATTGTTGACAAAAATGACATGAGTAATGTTCCCAAACTACTGTAGATTGAAAGCTATTTTAGTATCTGCTCCTGTGACAATAAATCAAAATGACTTATCCACCTTCATTCTAATTGTGACAGTCATTCAATAAGAGAAGGCTCGTCAGTGAAGTTGTGTCAGGTGGTTGCTGCAAGCCAACTTCTTTAATTAAACAGAAATGGCCACAGTAGACATGAGTCAGCCTTTCCAGTTTTTATTAGAACACAAATTCTGAAAAACTGCTGCAGTACAAAATGACTGTTTGCACTAGATATAGTGCCAAAGTATGTCATGtaaattggactggaatcaacACAAACTAAATCCATAATGTAAAAACACTAGGACCACCCTGACAGACAAAGAATTGTCAGGGTCTAAGAACACCACAGGCAGTGTAGTGATGTCTTTGTTAACAACGATATTTCTCCACCTTCTGTTCCACAGCTGTTTATCTTCCGCGCCATCAAGGCAGAAGGCGTGGACTTCACCCAGTGTGTGACCCATGGCAGTTTCCAAGAGCGATGGCAGGAGACAGTCTACAACATGTTTCACTTCGTCACCCTCTATGTGTTCCCTCTGCTGGTAATGAGTTGCTGCTACACCCGGATCCTCATCGAGATCAACCGTCAACACCACAAGAACAAAGGTACCCCAGTACAGAAAAGCGAATCCCTCACTTGAGTTCAATGTGACCATCTTTTGCCGAGGTCTTTTATAATCTAACCACAGTCTCTTTCATGTCCATTGAACAATGTCTTACCTTTACAGCTGGGGAATCGTGCCTTAGACGCAGTGGCACAGACATGATCCCCAAGGCCCGTATGAAGACACTCAAGATGACCATCATCATCGTGGTATCCTTCACCGTCTGCTGGACACCCTACTACTTGCTGGGCATCTGGTACTGGTTCCAACCCATGATGCTGCAGGTCACGCCGGAATACGTGCACCACGCCTTGTTTGTCTTCGGCAACCTGAACACATGCTGCGACCCAGTCATCTATGGTTTCTACACGCCTTCTTTCAGAGCTGACCTGGCTACGTGCTGGTGCTCCAAGAGGACCAGGGACTCGGCTGCTTCTCCCAGGTCTTTGGACCGCCTGTCCGCCCGGCAGGGACCTCACAGTGGGGAGCACGACTCTGACGGCCCCAGTGGGGACCAGACCCGAGGCACTGCAGGATAGTTTCATCCTCTCGCACCCAATGAGTTTGTGTTTAAGCCTTGAAGTAAAGTGAAAATACTTTTGCGTTTTCAGGGCAATGTAACTAAACCCATCGTGTGATATGTGGACAGAGCATCAATATAATACGTTTGGCAATTTGTGGAAAGTGTTGGAGAATTGAATGAAACAACTGAAATTCCTGGGTACCACCATTGTGGAGGTAGACAAACTACACAATGGAGAGTGAAACTCCTATTTCTCCATACTGTAGGGTCTAGTTCAATAGGCAGTAGGTGAGAGCTTTGAGTCTCATGGTGGCCATCACCACTTCCAAAATAAATCACTGAACTGAGAAGGTGCTGGAATTTATCATTGGAACTCCAGAGCCATTTGACTCACCTTTCAGTATTTAGGTGGAATCTGATAAGTTAAATCGCAGAAACAGCCAATTGGAGTGTTTGAGAACATCTGTCAGGTCAATAAGACTGTGCCCTACAAACAAAGGTGACTTTTAGACGCCAGTATATCTTCACAGCTGCATTGAGGGGATACTGTACATCGGACACAATTTAATTTCACTGTCTTTGAACATTACATTACTGTAATTAGTTGCAGAATCTAACATTCATTCTGGTCCAATTATCCTAAAATAAAGTTTCTTTTTTACCAGCAGATCCGCCTCTACCTCTAGCAAACCAATTACAGTACAACTCTCCTGGCTGTGTGACTTTACACACCATCTCCCCACAGATTGCTTTTCCATGCAGCTATGGGCATTGTGTAAACGCATTT comes from Hypomesus transpacificus isolate Combined female chromosome 2, fHypTra1, whole genome shotgun sequence and encodes:
- the LOC124483276 gene encoding gonadotropin-releasing hormone II receptor-like: MSWNLSFLPSTVSPGLPVANSSQFPSLTEWEAPTFTRAAQFRVSATFVLFLFAACSNLALLVSVCRGRGRRLASHLRPLIVSLATADLMMTFVVMPLDAIWNITVQWYGGDVLCKLLCFLKLFAMHSSAFILVVISLDRHHAILHPLDSLNSHHRNKRMLGLAWSLSLLLASPQLFIFRAIKAEGVDFTQCVTHGSFQERWQETVYNMFHFVTLYVFPLLVMSCCYTRILIEINRQHHKNKAGESCLRRSGTDMIPKARMKTLKMTIIIVVSFTVCWTPYYLLGIWYWFQPMMLQVTPEYVHHALFVFGNLNTCCDPVIYGFYTPSFRADLATCWCSKRTRDSAASPRSLDRLSARQGPHSGEHDSDGPSGDQTRGTAG